The window CCATATTTCTTTTATTCTCAGATGCTAGTGAAAATTATTCTCAACACTGAGTAAATACTTGATAAAATATTCCTAAACATTAACCCAACTAAGGGACAAATGTAAAATACGATGTATTAGTACATACTAATACTGATATTTCTAATCTAGTTGCATCAAACGTCCCAGCAGTAGTTCGTGATACAAACTTTTTTCTACTACGACTTTGCAACTATCCTCATCATTCTTTTTGTAAATAGACGACATTGAAAATCATTATCAATTAATGACAGTTCAATTATAGCATCTCGACTAGTTAAGTCAACGATTAGATGAAAATGATTTTCAATTGACCATACACATATATGCCGTTTGAATCTATTTTAGTCCTATTCTATTTTACTACATTCTCCCCCTAATTCAAAAAGACTATTGCAATTGTTGATTTTTCGCAACAATTACAATAGTCTTTTTGACACCAGCTATTCATTTAAAGTTCAGTAGCACTATCAATAACTTCTTGAGGAACGACAATTTCATCTATTTCATTGAATTTAGAGAAGTCAGTTTTAGCATCCATTTTCATGTTCACCGTTTCTCCATCCATTTTCATGTCCATATCTATAATCATATCTAATTTGTTCGTTTGGAATGATTGTTTATCAATATGAACTAGGTAGTTGACCGAATGAATAGTAACATCTAAGTTAACATTTTCTTCTGTAGTAAGACTTTGAAGTGCTTTATCTACCTGATCTTGCACAAGACTCGTAAACTCTTCACCACTACCCTCAAGTGTTAAAATATAGTTTTCATTGTCTTGTTCAAATTCCACTTGTTCTAGATACTCTTGTAGAGGCTGCAGTTGAGCTGAAGGATCAGTTTGTTTTGTAGTACTCAACATTTGGTCTACCATCTCCTGAGGAAACTTCATCCATTGTGCAGTAGTGCCTTCATACACATACATCGCATCTTCCGTAATATAAGTCTCCATGTCAGTCTCTTGAGATTCTCCACCTTCACTAACGCCCATCATAGTAGTTGTACCCTTTTGATGCATTTTCATGGGTTCTATTATATATTCCATTTCCAATAAAGATTTAATATCCAAAGTCATTTCTGCACTTGGGATATTCATCGTCTGTTTCATATCTATCGTGCCTTTTACGCTTTTTAGCTCTTCCGAAGTTTTCAATGACTTGTCATATACTTCTTGTAAAGTGAGTTTACTAGTTTCCGTTACCTCTTTTTCTTGTACCGGAGTTGCAGTTTCGTTACAAGCAGCCAAACCTAATGATAAGGTTACTACCGATAATAGCGCTGTCCATTTTTTCATAAAAATAATCATCCCTTCTCAGTAAGATACTTACTTTACGGGATGATTACTTAAAAAGTTTCATTATTTTGGAATTACTCCGCATTAACGGGCAGTGATGGATGAAGAACTCCACACTGATGGAATTTTCACTTCACTTAACGCCACGCATATATTTTTGGATCAACGGAGTCATAAAGTAGAGTAATAAACCAATAACTATAGCTACTGCTCCAATGACACCAAAGTAAATAATTTCGTTTTCCGGTGTGTAAAATTTAACTACTTGAGCATTGATAGCTTGAGCAGATGCGTTCGTCATAAACCATAAACTCATTGTTTGAGCAGCAAACGCTCCTGGTGCAAGCTTTGTAGTAGCAGATAATCCAACTGGTGATAATAATAATTCCCCTAATACTACTAGGAAGAAACTCAGAACAAGCCAAAACGGACTAACAAGAGACTCTGTTCCATTTAAGTAAGCAGGAATTATCATGACGACAAAGGACATCCCCGCAAAGAGCAAACCAAACGAGAATTTTTTCGGAGTAGATGGTTGTCTATCCCCTAACTTCATCCACATCCACGCAAACACCGGCGCAAGTGCAATGATGAATAATGGATTTAACGATTGGAACCATGCAGGTGAAATCTCAAATGATCCAATCATTAAATTGACTCGTTCATCCGCATACTGTGCTAGGATATTTGATCCTTGCTCTTGAATTGCCCAGAACATCATAGCTGCAACAAATAATGGAATATAAGCAAGTAATCGAGACTTTTCATCTTCTGTTGTTTTGCTGCTTCTATACATAACGATAAAGTACAATGTAGGAATAACGATACCTAGAATAGAGACTGTCATGATGAATCCATCTATCGTTAATATACCTTGTTGAATCAATATAAATCCAACAACTAGAATAATAACTAAAGCAATACCAATTCTCGTTAATACTTTTTTACGTTCTTCTTTAGACATTGGATTTGGCACATATGTACCTGCTAATCCTAGATATTTCTTTTTCGTGATTAAAAACACGATTAATCCTAATGCCATACCAACTGCAGCAAGTCCGAATCCTAAATGGAAGTTATACTCTAGACCAATTGTTCCAACGATTAAAGGTGCGATGAACGCTCCCATGTTAATCCCCATGTAGAAAATACTAAATCCTGAATCACGGCGAGTATCTTCTTTCGAGTAAAGATCACCGATAATACTTGAAATGTTTGGCTTCAGCAAGCCTGTCCCAATGATGATTAATGCCATCGAAACAAACAAAGTAGTCAATCCTCCTGGGAATGCCAAGACGATATGACCAAACATTATCAGAACACCACCGTAGAATACGGTTTTCGTTGTACCAAATAGACGGTCAGCTATCCAACCTCCAATAATTCCGGACATGTATACTAGTGAACCATAAACAGCCATAATTGAGTTAGCAGTAGAACGCTCTAAACCTAGTCCACCCTGCGTCACTTCGTAGTACATGTAATAAATTAATATGGCACGCATTCCATAGTAAGAAAAGCGCTCCCAAAACTCAGTGAAAAACAATGATAGTAATCCTTTCGGATGACCAAAGAACCCCTTTTGTGGGACGGATTTAATTATTTCCTCTCGTGTTGCCATCTTTTTACCTCTTTTCTAATTTAGAAAACTTTAGAAATCTCTATACTTCAATATAACTTGAAGCATATGAAAAGTTACTTAATGTCCTTACACTAACAAGACACATATTATAAACTTCCCTTTTTCAATTGTCAAAAAACCTTTTATATTTAAACTAGGAAGTTTACTCTCAAAAAAGCCGTTATAACAACGAAATTCAAAACATTCACATCTTTAAATTACCAAAAATTAGAATAATTAGTTCGCTAATCTAATTTTATTATTTCGACTTTTGAAATTGTTCGTTATAATAGTCGTTATGACAGAGGAAGGAGCGATTTAAGTGCTCAAGAAGTTTTTTTCATATTACAAACCGCATAAACGACTTTTTATCATTGACTTCAGCAGCGCTGTATTTGTAGCAATTTTAGAGCTTGCATTTCCAGTAGCAGTTCAATGGTTTATCGATGATTTGTTACCTACTGGTGATTGGAGCATGATTACACGAATTAGTATTCTACTACTAGTAGTCTACGTAATCAGCACTTTTCTACAGTATGTTGTAAGTTATTTTGGCCATAAGCTTGGCATAAATATCGAAACCGATATGAGACAGCAATTATTCACCCATGTTCAACGCCAATCATTCCGATTCTTCGATAATACAAAGACAGGTCATATTATGAGTCGAATTACAAATGATCTATTTGATATTGGTGAACTCGCTCATCATGGTCCTGAGGATTTGTTCATAGCAATTATGACGTTAATCGGGGCATTTACGATTATGTACAATATCAATCCAGAACTTGCAATCATCGCTATTGTCATGGTGCCAATCTTATCCGTCGTAGCAACATACGGTAACATTATGATGAATAAAGCTTGGAAAAACATGTACGGCAAAATTGCCGATGTTAATGCACGAGTGGAAGACAGTGTTTCTGGTGTTCGCGTCGTTCAATCATTTACAAATGAAAATTTTGAAATAGCTCGTTTTAAAGAAGATAACGGACAATTCCGTTTAGCTAAGCTTGTTGCCTATAAAGTGATGGCTGGTACACATTCCAGTATTTATATGTTAACTCGCCTTGTGACATTAGTCGTGCTTGTTGTCGGAGCTTGGTTTACTTTCAAGAAAGTCATTTCTTACGGAGAGCTTGTAAGTTTTGTTCTATATGTCAATGTGTTGATCAAACCTGTTGATAAAATTACCGCACTACTTGAGCTATACCCTAAAGGAATGGCTGGGTTCAAACGTTTCTTAGAGCTTGTTGAACAGGATCCTGAAATTCAGGACAAGCCTAATGCACATACTGTTCAGCATTTAAAAGGAGATATTACTTTTGAGAAGGTTGGTTTTCGATACGATGAACATAAACCTGTATTAGACAATATTAATTTGTCTATAAAAGCTGGAGAAACTATTGCCTTTGTAGGTCCATCTGGTGCAGGAAAAACTACAATTTGTTCACTTATCCCAAGATTTTACGATGTTCAAGAGGGTGCCATTTCTGTTGACGGATTGAACATTCAAGATATTACGATGAAATCATTACGTTCACAGATTGGGATTGTTCAACAGGATGTATTTTTGTTCACTGGATCTATTCGGGAAAATATTGCATACGGTAAAAAAGATGCAAGTGAAGCTGAAATTCGGGATGCTGCCAAAAAAGCACATTTAGAGGACATGATTGCTTCTCTACCTGAGGGTTACGATACACAAATCGGGGAACGTGGACTTAAGTTATCTGGTGGGCAGAAACAACGTCTAGCGATAGCGCGTATGTTCTTGAAAAACCCGCCGATTCTCATTTTGGATGAGGCAACATCGGCTCTTGATACTGAAACGGAACGATTTATCCAGAAGTCTTTAATGGAACTAGCTGAAAATAGAACTACGCTTATTATTGCACATAGACTAGCGACTATTCGTGATGCAGATCGTGTACTTGTTGTAACAGAGGACGGGATTGCGGAGGATGGATCCTATAGTGATTTAGTGGCACAAGATGGTATATTTGCTAGACTGCATAATATACAGTTTCAAGAGGTTTAATACTAATTAAACTAAAAAGTTGTCTCCCAGTTGGAAACCACTGGCGAGACAACTTTTTTATTTACCTTATTGATTCTTCGATGCTTTACGGTGATTCTTCACTGTATTCAGGTGTTTCTTTGGTGCATTCGGGTGTTTCTCTACAACATTCCAGTGTTTCATGATTAGCTTCTCTAAAACAGGTTCTATTGAACAAATAGAAATTCTTGTAAGCGGTCATAATCTGACTTTTTCAATTCTACTTGTACAACTGTCCCTTCTTCTTCATATGAAGTAGAGGAAACTGATGCATGCTCATTTAGATAAGACACAATATCTCCACGATCAAACGGGATCAATAATGAGCAACGTACATAATTAGAGAAAATATGCTTTTTAATAATCTCTAATAGTTCATCCAGTCCTGCTCCCTCTTTCGCAGAAATCCAAATATTATCTCCAGCCATATGTGGGTATTTCATATCTGCTAAATCAGATTTGTTGTATACAAAGACAGTTGGAACATCTTCAACACCAACAGCATGAAGTGTTTCATTCGTAACGTCCATCATAAAGCGATGTTCGTCGTTGGAGACATCTACAACATGTAGAAGTAAATCCGCATCACGAGCTTCTTCCAATGTTGAACGGAAAGCTTTCACTAAGTGATGGGGAAGCTTACTAACGAACCCTACCGTGTCGGTTAATAAAAATTCCTTCTGGTCCGAAAGTTTAATCTGTCTAACGGAAGTTTCTAGAGTTGCGAAAAGCATGTCCTTTTCAAATACTTGCTTGGATTCCACTTGCCCAGCTTTGTAAAGCAATTGGTTCATAATCGTCGATTTACCAGCATTCGTATAACCTACTAAGGATACTACAGGAATTGCATTTTTCCTACGTTGCTTCCGCTGTGTTTCTCGTTGATCTTTTGCATGTTCGAGATCCCTTTTAAGCTTAGCAATCTGGTCTTCAATCTTACGTCTATCAAGCTCTAGCTTTGTTTCCCCAGCACCACGGTTTTTAAATCCGCCGCCAGTTCCTCCCCCTTGTCGACCAAGAGATGCTCGAAGTCCCACAAGACGTGGAAGCATATATTGAAGCTGCGCTAAATCAACTTGCATCTGTGCCTCATTTGATTTTGCACGTCGAGCAAAAATATCGAGGATAAGCATAGTGCGGTCAATAACTTTACAGTCTAGGTCACGTTCTAAGTTTCTAATTTGTGACGGTGAAAGCTCATCATTGAATATTACCAGATTGGCTCCAGCTTCTTCATAAAGGTTTCTAATCTCCTCTACCTTACCTGTACCAACGTAATGAGACGAGGTAACACGTTCAAGATTTTGCGTTACTTCTCCAACTACTTCCACATCTAATGCCTCTGCTAAATTGTGTAATTCTTCTAATCCATATTCAAAATGCTCGTCCTTTTGTAGTTTCACTGCAACTAGTATTGCCTTTTCTATTAATTCATCCATTTATTTTCTCCTTTTAAAGAAAGCGATAGATTGCTTGTTCATATATGATTTCTTCATGTCGATTAGATCCATTTATATCAATGCTTGCAAGTCGCTCTTTTGTTTCACTAGTATTTTGCTTAAATATTAATCGTGTATTTTCCAACAGTAATGTTTGTTCATCCTGCTCGACAAATTGAAAATAACTTTTCCACTTATTCATTACTTCCCGCGGATTTCGAACATGAAACTCACAGGTAGCAATAGATAACTCTAAATTACTTTTTTCTATTGTTCCATCCTCCTGAAGTAAGCGAAACCTGTCCTCATCGCTTTCCTCCCATTCTATAAAGAACGGCAAAGGAAGTGCGTCACTTATCTCTTCTATCACAAATAGCATTTTCCACTTACGTACTAATCCACTAGTCGTCTTTCTTTCAGCATGTAGAACTCCAGATGTTTTTATACCCTGCTCCTCTAGCTGTTTACTAAGATCATCAATGGTTGTCGTGCGAATGCAAATTGTATTGAACCCTGCTCCACTCGTTTTCAAATCATGAAGCATAAGATTTATTAAAGGATGATTAGCGTTTTTTGCAATTTCTTCATATTCTGCTGCAAGCCATTCAATATAGCTAGTTTTCGTATAAAGAAGTGCGTTATATGTTCCCCACTGAGTATGTTGGCCACCCACTACTGCATGGATACCTTTATCAGTCCAATCCTCAGCTACTTCTATTGGCTTTTTCGTTACGCTATGAACGATATGATCCAAATACATTGTAGCACCTCCATTCAATATTTTACCCTTTCATCAGTATACCAACTAATGTGAAGAGCATCGTTTTAAAAACCGATGCTCTCATATTTTACTAAGACCCTACCTTAATAACCTGTGTCCTGACAACAATATCATAAAGCGACTTTTTTCTTTTAGTAAATAGAGTCGTTAAGATATATGCAAACATAAGCGCATAGATAATTCCACCAAATACATAGTAATTTAATGGTACTTCTGCATCTCCCAGATAGATTAGTCGATAAACAAGATAATGCGAAAGCTCCCAAGGTAGAAATTTCAGGATGGTTCTACAAATTGCATGCTGTATAGAAAGAGTTTCATTCCGTTCATTGACCACCTTAATCCCTATATATCTTTTTCCAAATGACTGCCTACCTACGACTGAGTCACTAATAATAAAATAGAGTGAAACCGGCAATGTCACCATTAGAAATCCTGTGAGCTGTGCTAATACAAGTGAATTACTAAAAAGATTCTGTATAGATGGAAATAGAAATACATTCAAGATAGCGAGAACAACCAAGTAGGCAAATATAAGAAAGTAATCAAGCATAAACGCTTTGAAACGCATAAGAAATGTTGCATTCACTTAAAATTACTCCTCCTATTGGATTTGTTTTCTTACATGAAACTTGTCGATTTCCCAGGAAATAATTCGAATTATGCCTCGGTCTTCTCTTTAGACATTTCACGAAGGAGGAACTTTTGGATTTTCCCTGAAGCTGTCATTGGATATGCCTCTATAAACTCAATATACTTCGGTATTTTATGAAATGAGATCTTCCCTTTGCAGTATCCCTTTAATTCATCAGAAGTTAATTGCTCACCACTTTTTAAAATAACCCACGCCATAAGTTCTTCCCCGTATTTTGGATCAGGTACTCCAACTACTTGTACGTCTTGGACTTTAGGGTGCTGATATATAAATTCTTCCACTTCTTTTGGATAGATATTTTCTCCGCCACGGATGACCATATCTTTAATACGTCCTGTTATATCGATATATCCTTCCTCATCCATCACTGCGATATCACCCGTGTGAAGCCAGCCATTATTGTCGATTGTTGCCTTAGTTGCTTGTTCGTTTTTATAATAGCCTTTCATCACTAAATATCCTCTAGTACAAAGCTCACCAGGAACTCCTGCTGGTGTATCTTCTCCAGTTACTGGATCGATAATTTTAACCTCAACCCCCGGGTGTGCCTGGCCAACTGATGACACACGTTTCTCAATTGGATCATTCGTCTTAGTTTGCGTAATGACTGGAGAGGATTCAGTTTGTCCATAAGCTATTGTTATTTCGGTTGCGCCCATATCATTCATCACTTTTTTCATCACTTCGATTGGACAAATGGATCCTGCCATAATACCTGTTCGTAGCGTAGACAATTTAAACTTTTTAAAGTCTGGATGGTTTAATTCTGCGATGAACATTGTAGGTACCCCATGCAACGCTGTACATTTTTCGTCCTGTACCATTTGAAGTACTTTTCCTGGATCGAACCGTTCGATAACAACCATTGTAGACCCATGTGTCACGGATGCAATTGTTCCCATTACACAACCAAAGCAGTGGAAAAATGGTACTGGAATACAAAGACGATCTTTTTCGGTCAAATATATATAGTCTCCTACAAGTTGCCCGTTATTTACTACATTTTTATGCGAGAGCATAACACCTTTAGGGAAGCCCGTTGTCCCAGAAGTATATTGAATATTAATAACCTCTTCATTGTGAAGTGAATTCATAGAGTTCTCCAGTGTTTCGTCAGCAACTTGATCAGCATGCGCTAATAGCTCCGACCATGTATACATACCTTTATACTCATTCTCACTCATTACAATGACACGTTTAAAATACGGAAACTTTTCGGAGTGAATATTGCCTTTTTCCGACTGAATGATTTCCGGGCATATAGCACGTATAATATCTAAATAGGAAGTTCCTTTAAAAGATTCACATAATATGAGAGTTGTAGCATCGGATTGCTGCAATAAGTATTCAAGCTCTTTTTCTTGATAGTTTGTGTTTACTGTCACTAGAACTGCACCCATTTTGCCTGTTGCGAATTGACTAAGTAACCACTCTCTCTTATTGTCAGACCAAATGGCCACATGCTCTCCTTTTTGAATACCCATGCCGATAAATGCTTTTGCTAGCTTATCCGTTTCTTCATCAAATTCCTTATAGGTTTTTCGAATACCATGCTCCGGATACACATACGCTTCTGTGTCTGGAAATTTTCTTGCTGCTTCTTTAACAATTTCCCCAACTGTTTTTTCATTTAACAAACCAATCACCCCTTTGATTGTTTATATGTATTCTATTTTATCATAAAATTCTGATGAAATAGACATTTCGTTTTCCAATTGACAGTCTGTTGAAACATGGTAAAATCCTAATTACTTTAACGATTGAAAGCGTTGAATCGACGAAGTGCTAAAATTAATTTAGGAGGTTATATAATGTTTCGAATTTCATCTACGATTACGCCTCCTTTTCGAGAGGCATTGTTTCTTATTTTAGTAATCATTACTTTAATGGCTGTTTGTATTATAGAATTTGAGGCTGTACCTCACATGCCCATTTTATTTGCTATTTTACTTTTAATCATTTATGGGTTCATAAAAAAAGTACCATTCAACTTATTGGAAGAAGGTCTCATAGAAGGTTCTAAAACGGGACTTGGAGCAGTTTTCATCTTTTTCTTTATAGGAATTTTAATAAGTAGCTGGATGATTGGTGGAACTATTCCAACGCTTATTTATATAGGTTTTCAATTCATTTCTCCACATTTTTTCTTTGCAATTGTCTTTTTAGTTACCTGCGTCATTGGTTTATCCATTGGAAGTTCATTGACAACAGTAGCAACTATAGGTGTTGCTTTTGTCGGAATAGCAAGTGCTATGGATATTTCTTTGGCTATAACTGCGGGGGCTGTTGTATCTGGTGCCTTTTTCGGCGACAAGATGTCTCCTTTATCTGATACAACGAATCTAGCATCTGCCATTGTTCGAGTAGATCTATTTGAGCATATTCGAAATATGGGATGGTCGACAATTCCTGCTTTTTTTATAGCGATTATTGGTTATGCAATACTTTCACCTAACAAGGAAATTCAGCAGCTAGAACAAATAAATACACTTAAGGATGGTCTACTTCAAACTGGTATGATTCATTGGTATTCATTACTGCCGTTAGCTTTGCTTATTGTGCTTTCTTTTAAAAAAGTACCAGCTATTTTAGCTCTTGCATTGACTTCTGCTAGCGCAATAGCTGTTGCATATTTCCATCATTTTTTTACTGCAAGTGAAGTATTAAACATCCTTTTTAGTGGTTATACATCTCAAACTGGTATAGAGGCGGTTGACTCTTTACTTTCTAGAGGCGGAATGACTAGTATGATGTTCACTATCTCACTTGTCTTACTGGCCCTGAGCATGGGTGGCCTTTTATTTACTTTAGGTATCGTACAAAGTTTACTGCAGAAAGTGGAGAGTTTACTAACGAGTGTAGGGAAGGTTATTTCAGCAGCGGCTTTTACCGCTATTGGTGTGAATGTGCTTATCGGAGAGCAATACTTATCGATTTTATTGACAGGTGAAACATTCCAAGCCCATTTCCAAAAAGTCAGATTAGCAAACAAAAACCTAGCTCGTGTGATGGAGGATGCAGGTACTGTTGTAAACCCACTGGTCCCTTGGAGTGTTTGTGGGATTTTCATCACAGATGTATTAGATGTATCAACGATTGACTACTTGCCGTTCGCCTTTTTCTGTTTGCTTTGTCCAGTACTCACTATTTTGTTTGGACTGACTGGAAAAACACTTACTTATAATAAATGAGATCAATATGATACACTATTTCCAAGTACATTACGGAAAAAGTAGGCGATATTATGGAATTTCAGGAAATGAAAGAATACTTGCTTGAGCAAATAGTAGCGAAGCAGTTAGTCAGCGCAACCATTAGTCAACCACGCGCAAAGTCTAATGAAGTGAAACGTGTAAAATTAAAACCGATTGAGATAAAAAATACGTATCATATCCAGCTAGAATACCAATATGAACGAGTTTTAAAGCATGAAAATATCCCATTAGATGCTTTTACAGAAACATTAGATGAACTCTTAGAACAGTTCCGTCAGCTTCATATAGATTTCAAAGCGGAAAAAGTACAGGCTCAGCTTTCTAAGAAAAACAAAGTCATGTGGAAATCCGAGAAAGCAACAGACACCAAAACGGTAGACCTCTCCCATAACCGTAAAAAGAATTATTTGTTGGATGAAAATACACCATACCCATTCCTTATTCGATTAGGCGTTCAGACACCTGACGGAAAAGTAAAAAAGCAAAAGTATGACAAGTTTAAACAAATAAATCGTTTCATCGAGTTTATAGATGATACGCTTGCCTACTTGCCAAAGGATAAAACCGTTCGAATTCTCGATTTTGGATCTGGTAAATCTTATTTGACATTCGCATTGTATCATTATTTGAAAATCGAAAAAGGGCTTGATATTCGGGTTACTGGACTTGATTTGAA is drawn from Psychrobacillus sp. INOP01 and contains these coding sequences:
- a CDS encoding DUF6612 family protein: MKKWTALLSVVTLSLGLAACNETATPVQEKEVTETSKLTLQEVYDKSLKTSEELKSVKGTIDMKQTMNIPSAEMTLDIKSLLEMEYIIEPMKMHQKGTTTMMGVSEGGESQETDMETYITEDAMYVYEGTTAQWMKFPQEMVDQMLSTTKQTDPSAQLQPLQEYLEQVEFEQDNENYILTLEGSGEEFTSLVQDQVDKALQSLTTEENVNLDVTIHSVNYLVHIDKQSFQTNKLDMIIDMDMKMDGETVNMKMDAKTDFSKFNEIDEIVVPQEVIDSATEL
- a CDS encoding peptide MFS transporter — protein: MATREEIIKSVPQKGFFGHPKGLLSLFFTEFWERFSYYGMRAILIYYMYYEVTQGGLGLERSTANSIMAVYGSLVYMSGIIGGWIADRLFGTTKTVFYGGVLIMFGHIVLAFPGGLTTLFVSMALIIIGTGLLKPNISSIIGDLYSKEDTRRDSGFSIFYMGINMGAFIAPLIVGTIGLEYNFHLGFGLAAVGMALGLIVFLITKKKYLGLAGTYVPNPMSKEERKKVLTRIGIALVIILVVGFILIQQGILTIDGFIMTVSILGIVIPTLYFIVMYRSSKTTEDEKSRLLAYIPLFVAAMMFWAIQEQGSNILAQYADERVNLMIGSFEISPAWFQSLNPLFIIALAPVFAWMWMKLGDRQPSTPKKFSFGLLFAGMSFVVMIIPAYLNGTESLVSPFWLVLSFFLVVLGELLLSPVGLSATTKLAPGAFAAQTMSLWFMTNASAQAINAQVVKFYTPENEIIYFGVIGAVAIVIGLLLYFMTPLIQKYMRGVK
- a CDS encoding ABC transporter ATP-binding protein — translated: MLKKFFSYYKPHKRLFIIDFSSAVFVAILELAFPVAVQWFIDDLLPTGDWSMITRISILLLVVYVISTFLQYVVSYFGHKLGINIETDMRQQLFTHVQRQSFRFFDNTKTGHIMSRITNDLFDIGELAHHGPEDLFIAIMTLIGAFTIMYNINPELAIIAIVMVPILSVVATYGNIMMNKAWKNMYGKIADVNARVEDSVSGVRVVQSFTNENFEIARFKEDNGQFRLAKLVAYKVMAGTHSSIYMLTRLVTLVVLVVGAWFTFKKVISYGELVSFVLYVNVLIKPVDKITALLELYPKGMAGFKRFLELVEQDPEIQDKPNAHTVQHLKGDITFEKVGFRYDEHKPVLDNINLSIKAGETIAFVGPSGAGKTTICSLIPRFYDVQEGAISVDGLNIQDITMKSLRSQIGIVQQDVFLFTGSIRENIAYGKKDASEAEIRDAAKKAHLEDMIASLPEGYDTQIGERGLKLSGGQKQRLAIARMFLKNPPILILDEATSALDTETERFIQKSLMELAENRTTLIIAHRLATIRDADRVLVVTEDGIAEDGSYSDLVAQDGIFARLHNIQFQEV
- the hflX gene encoding GTPase HflX → MDELIEKAILVAVKLQKDEHFEYGLEELHNLAEALDVEVVGEVTQNLERVTSSHYVGTGKVEEIRNLYEEAGANLVIFNDELSPSQIRNLERDLDCKVIDRTMLILDIFARRAKSNEAQMQVDLAQLQYMLPRLVGLRASLGRQGGGTGGGFKNRGAGETKLELDRRKIEDQIAKLKRDLEHAKDQRETQRKQRRKNAIPVVSLVGYTNAGKSTIMNQLLYKAGQVESKQVFEKDMLFATLETSVRQIKLSDQKEFLLTDTVGFVSKLPHHLVKAFRSTLEEARDADLLLHVVDVSNDEHRFMMDVTNETLHAVGVEDVPTVFVYNKSDLADMKYPHMAGDNIWISAKEGAGLDELLEIIKKHIFSNYVRCSLLIPFDRGDIVSYLNEHASVSSTSYEEEGTVVQVELKKSDYDRLQEFLFVQ
- a CDS encoding VOC family protein is translated as MYLDHIVHSVTKKPIEVAEDWTDKGIHAVVGGQHTQWGTYNALLYTKTSYIEWLAAEYEEIAKNANHPLINLMLHDLKTSGAGFNTICIRTTTIDDLSKQLEEQGIKTSGVLHAERKTTSGLVRKWKMLFVIEEISDALPLPFFIEWEESDEDRFRLLQEDGTIEKSNLELSIATCEFHVRNPREVMNKWKSYFQFVEQDEQTLLLENTRLIFKQNTSETKERLASIDINGSNRHEEIIYEQAIYRFL
- a CDS encoding RDD family protein, with product MNATFLMRFKAFMLDYFLIFAYLVVLAILNVFLFPSIQNLFSNSLVLAQLTGFLMVTLPVSLYFIISDSVVGRQSFGKRYIGIKVVNERNETLSIQHAICRTILKFLPWELSHYLVYRLIYLGDAEVPLNYYVFGGIIYALMFAYILTTLFTKRKKSLYDIVVRTQVIKVGS
- a CDS encoding AMP-binding protein, with the protein product MLNEKTVGEIVKEAARKFPDTEAYVYPEHGIRKTYKEFDEETDKLAKAFIGMGIQKGEHVAIWSDNKREWLLSQFATGKMGAVLVTVNTNYQEKELEYLLQQSDATTLILCESFKGTSYLDIIRAICPEIIQSEKGNIHSEKFPYFKRVIVMSENEYKGMYTWSELLAHADQVADETLENSMNSLHNEEVINIQYTSGTTGFPKGVMLSHKNVVNNGQLVGDYIYLTEKDRLCIPVPFFHCFGCVMGTIASVTHGSTMVVIERFDPGKVLQMVQDEKCTALHGVPTMFIAELNHPDFKKFKLSTLRTGIMAGSICPIEVMKKVMNDMGATEITIAYGQTESSPVITQTKTNDPIEKRVSSVGQAHPGVEVKIIDPVTGEDTPAGVPGELCTRGYLVMKGYYKNEQATKATIDNNGWLHTGDIAVMDEEGYIDITGRIKDMVIRGGENIYPKEVEEFIYQHPKVQDVQVVGVPDPKYGEELMAWVILKSGEQLTSDELKGYCKGKISFHKIPKYIEFIEAYPMTASGKIQKFLLREMSKEKTEA
- the nhaC gene encoding Na+/H+ antiporter NhaC; translated protein: MFRISSTITPPFREALFLILVIITLMAVCIIEFEAVPHMPILFAILLLIIYGFIKKVPFNLLEEGLIEGSKTGLGAVFIFFFIGILISSWMIGGTIPTLIYIGFQFISPHFFFAIVFLVTCVIGLSIGSSLTTVATIGVAFVGIASAMDISLAITAGAVVSGAFFGDKMSPLSDTTNLASAIVRVDLFEHIRNMGWSTIPAFFIAIIGYAILSPNKEIQQLEQINTLKDGLLQTGMIHWYSLLPLALLIVLSFKKVPAILALALTSASAIAVAYFHHFFTASEVLNILFSGYTSQTGIEAVDSLLSRGGMTSMMFTISLVLLALSMGGLLFTLGIVQSLLQKVESLLTSVGKVISAAAFTAIGVNVLIGEQYLSILLTGETFQAHFQKVRLANKNLARVMEDAGTVVNPLVPWSVCGIFITDVLDVSTIDYLPFAFFCLLCPVLTILFGLTGKTLTYNK
- a CDS encoding SAM-dependent methyltransferase, with translation MEFQEMKEYLLEQIVAKQLVSATISQPRAKSNEVKRVKLKPIEIKNTYHIQLEYQYERVLKHENIPLDAFTETLDELLEQFRQLHIDFKAEKVQAQLSKKNKVMWKSEKATDTKTVDLSHNRKKNYLLDENTPYPFLIRLGVQTPDGKVKKQKYDKFKQINRFIEFIDDTLAYLPKDKTVRILDFGSGKSYLTFALYHYLKIEKGLDIRVTGLDLKKEVIEECAQIADDLGYEQLEFLVGDINDYNDETAVDMVVTLHACDVATDMALARAVKWDASVILSVPCCQHELNTQLNAPGLDIMLKHGLIKERFAALATDSIRAEILNMVGYEAQLVEFIDMENTPKNILIRAYKTGKKPTSEQMISYQQFKQMLNAKPFLENELKDYLN